Proteins from one Hydrogenophaga sp. SL48 genomic window:
- the argH gene encoding argininosuccinate lyase encodes MSTNQFDKKSEAWSALFSEPMSDLVKRYTASVFFDKRLWLADITGSLAHAEMLSAQKIIGAQDLADIQRGMAQIRSEIEAGSFEWKLDLEDVHLNIEARLTQLVGDAGKRLHTGRSRNDQVATDVRLWLRGEIDLITNLLVELQTALVDVAEKNVEVILPGFTHLQVAQPVSFAHHLLAYVEMFARDAERLADVRRRTNRLPLGSAALAGTTYPLDRERVAVSLGMVDDQGVAQVCQNSLDGVSDRDFAIEFTAAASLCMVHISRFSEELILWMSQNFGFVKIADRFTTGSSIMPQKKNPDVPELARGKTGRVVGHLMGLITLMKGQPLAYNKDNQEDKEPLFDTVDTLKDTLRIFAEMVGGQLNPATGAKEGGITVNAVAMEEAAKKGYATATDLADYLVKKGLPFRDAHETVAHAVKAATSHACDLSELPLTVLQGFNASIEKDVYECLSLRGSLNARNTLGGTAPAQVLTQIARHRARLA; translated from the coding sequence ATGTCCACCAACCAATTCGACAAAAAATCCGAAGCCTGGTCCGCCCTGTTCTCGGAGCCCATGAGCGACCTGGTCAAGCGCTACACCGCCAGCGTCTTCTTTGACAAACGCCTCTGGCTGGCCGACATCACCGGCAGCCTGGCCCACGCCGAGATGCTGTCTGCGCAGAAGATCATCGGCGCGCAGGACCTGGCCGACATCCAGCGCGGCATGGCGCAGATCCGCTCGGAAATCGAGGCCGGCAGCTTCGAATGGAAGCTCGACCTCGAAGACGTGCACCTGAACATCGAGGCGCGCCTGACCCAGCTGGTGGGCGACGCCGGCAAGCGCCTGCACACCGGCCGCAGCCGCAACGACCAGGTCGCCACCGACGTGCGCCTGTGGCTGCGCGGCGAGATCGACCTGATCACCAATCTGCTGGTGGAGCTGCAGACGGCGCTGGTGGACGTGGCCGAAAAGAACGTGGAAGTGATCCTGCCGGGCTTCACCCATCTGCAGGTGGCGCAGCCGGTGAGCTTTGCCCACCACCTGCTGGCCTATGTGGAGATGTTCGCGCGCGACGCCGAGCGTTTGGCCGACGTGCGCCGCCGCACCAACCGCCTGCCGCTGGGCAGCGCAGCCCTCGCCGGCACCACCTACCCGCTGGACCGCGAGCGCGTGGCCGTGAGCCTGGGCATGGTGGACGACCAGGGCGTGGCACAGGTCTGCCAGAACAGCCTGGACGGCGTGAGCGACCGCGACTTCGCGATCGAATTCACCGCCGCCGCCTCGTTGTGCATGGTGCACATCAGCCGCTTCAGCGAAGAGCTGATTCTGTGGATGAGCCAGAACTTCGGCTTCGTGAAAATCGCCGACCGCTTCACCACCGGCAGTTCGATCATGCCGCAGAAGAAAAACCCCGACGTGCCCGAACTCGCCCGTGGCAAGACCGGCCGCGTGGTCGGCCACCTCATGGGCCTGATCACGCTCATGAAGGGCCAGCCCCTGGCCTACAACAAAGACAACCAGGAAGACAAGGAGCCGCTGTTCGACACCGTGGACACCTTGAAAGACACGCTGCGCATCTTTGCCGAGATGGTGGGCGGCCAGCTCAACCCGGCCACCGGCGCCAAGGAAGGTGGCATCACCGTCAACGCCGTGGCCATGGAAGAGGCCGCCAAGAAGGGCTACGCCACCGCCACCGACCTGGCCGACTACTTGGTGAAAAAAGGCCTGCCCTTCCGCGACGCCCACGAAACCGTGGCCCACGCCGTGAAGGCCGCCACCAGCCACGCCTGCGACCTGTCCGAACTGCCGCTCACGGTGCTGCAAGGCTTCAACGCCAGCATTGAGAAAGACGTCTACGAGTGCCTGAGCCTGCGCGGCAGCCTCAACGCCCGCAACACCCTGGGTGGCACCGCGCCGGCCCAGGTGCTGACGCAGATCGCGCGCCACCGCGCCCGCCTGGCATAA
- a CDS encoding HDOD domain-containing protein yields MRNIPRPPRSMQKLLSPDFVARASSAELGDLVMGEPLIAGKVLSTVNAPFYGLRTPVTSIGQSVTFLGMNSVRGICLQYMLEESFKPKQAEAQSSFDAIWRASAIASELCVRLSKALNLPDQGALSTQVVLSFVGQLATASLFPASALKSWLSHGRLVRAGLEQKVLGLNSSEIGCLLMKNWELPASLISDVSCVSQQLVTSYMTTDPERAPRMALGYLCARLGERLALSQQGTLEGYDVKQDTGVDTHHLRTALAHPALARLEQALASPEIQAAVQKMMDTPAA; encoded by the coding sequence GTGCGCAACATCCCCCGCCCTCCTCGTTCGATGCAGAAGTTGCTGTCGCCCGATTTTGTCGCGCGCGCCAGCTCCGCCGAACTGGGTGACCTCGTCATGGGCGAGCCCTTGATCGCCGGAAAGGTGCTCTCCACCGTCAATGCACCGTTCTACGGGCTGCGCACGCCCGTCACCAGCATCGGTCAGTCGGTGACCTTCCTGGGCATGAACTCCGTGCGCGGCATCTGTCTGCAATACATGCTGGAAGAGTCCTTCAAGCCCAAGCAGGCCGAAGCGCAGAGCAGCTTCGACGCCATCTGGCGCGCCAGCGCCATCGCGAGCGAGCTGTGTGTCCGACTCAGCAAGGCACTCAACCTGCCCGACCAGGGCGCGCTGTCCACCCAGGTGGTGCTCAGTTTCGTGGGACAACTTGCCACCGCCTCGCTGTTCCCGGCTTCGGCGCTGAAGTCATGGCTGTCTCACGGCCGCCTGGTGCGCGCCGGGCTGGAGCAGAAGGTGCTGGGCCTGAACTCGAGCGAAATTGGCTGTCTGTTGATGAAAAACTGGGAGTTGCCTGCCAGCCTGATCAGCGACGTCAGCTGCGTGAGCCAACAGCTGGTGACGTCGTACATGACCACCGATCCGGAGCGTGCACCCCGCATGGCGCTCGGCTACCTCTGCGCCCGGTTGGGCGAGCGCCTGGCGCTGAGCCAGCAGGGCACGCTGGAAGGCTATGACGTGAAGCAGGACACCGGTGTGGACACGCACCACCTGCGGACCGCCCTGGCCCACCCGGCCCTGGCACGACTGGAACAGGCCCTGGCCTCGCCTGAAATTCAGGCCGCGGTGCAGAAGATGATGGACACACCGGCGGCCTGA